A window of the Acanthochromis polyacanthus isolate Apoly-LR-REF ecotype Palm Island chromosome 10, KAUST_Apoly_ChrSc, whole genome shotgun sequence genome harbors these coding sequences:
- the sncb gene encoding beta-synuclein isoform X1, whose amino-acid sequence MDVFMKGLSKAKEGMAVAAEKTKEGVAVAAEKTKEGVMFVGNKAKDSVGTVAEKTTGAVGNIVAATGLVKKDEFPTDMNPEEYGQEAMEGQGEAMLEPEGETYDESQQESQVAAKQPV is encoded by the exons ATGGATGTGTTTATGAAGGGTTTGTCTAAAGCGAAAGAAGGGATGGCTGTGGCCGCAGAGAAGACCAAGGAAGGAGTTGCAGTTGCAGCTGAAAAGACTAAAGAAGGAGTCATGTTCGTAG GTAACAAGGCCAAAGACAGCGTGGGCACAG tggcTGAGAAAACCACTGGAGCCGTCGGAAACATCGTCGCTGCCACCGGCCTGGTGAAGAAAGACGAGTTCCCAACTGACATGAAC CCTGAGGAGTATGGGCAGGAGGCCATGGAGGGCCAGGGAGAGGCGATGCTGGAGCCAGAAGGGGAGACATATGATGAGTCCCAGCAG
- the sncb gene encoding beta-synuclein isoform X2, which produces MDVFMKGLSKAKEGMAVAAEKTKEGVAVAAEKTKEGVMFVGNKAKDSVGTVAEKTTGAVGNIVAATGLVKKDEFPTDMNPEEYGQEAMEGQGEAMLEPEGETYDESQQESQDYEPEA; this is translated from the exons ATGGATGTGTTTATGAAGGGTTTGTCTAAAGCGAAAGAAGGGATGGCTGTGGCCGCAGAGAAGACCAAGGAAGGAGTTGCAGTTGCAGCTGAAAAGACTAAAGAAGGAGTCATGTTCGTAG GTAACAAGGCCAAAGACAGCGTGGGCACAG tggcTGAGAAAACCACTGGAGCCGTCGGAAACATCGTCGCTGCCACCGGCCTGGTGAAGAAAGACGAGTTCCCAACTGACATGAAC CCTGAGGAGTATGGGCAGGAGGCCATGGAGGGCCAGGGAGAGGCGATGCTGGAGCCAGAAGGGGAGACATATGATGAGTCCCAGCAG GAGAGCCAGGACTACGAGCCAGAAGCGTAA
- the LOC110956334 gene encoding G protein-regulated inducer of neurite outgrowth 3, whose product MGSLKDEMKGLREDHQPCEKTDDGGSESSTAPEGMQLSTSQESTTQEDCQPKLHVIATSVGEKDQDQISKDAALSGGDCDHTDQSDSEQVKDSTQTDDMPLIHKPEADTTATHADTTISIKLLSDGDGEIQEENNEDETINHDRQKDADIENVLVPVPSTPDPIDPRSPAPFGQHHMRTQVSLEVVQCHSAATSPMTPPEGGHSFFFPNSFGKSGSVGSDTKDAELQVGRQVEFCSVATSPMTPKTPSTTAFPELIGRETETVRKSEEQRESCQQESFPATKSPAEAESEISGVSIFTTSKELSEGFNSNVSPVTTTKCLAAGLGSQATLEDSNQHCKQQRMGSMDQDITILVTHHGNNGEEDEDKVESNFCSIEPEMVKIDENEEAGENGSDVKREDGKEQISAEINHEQDTSNTNHPENQAEKPKTCVERETSQVKEKNDASEESRDVSVTKPLIPESPAPFGCHNIRTQVSLEVVQCQSAATSPMTPPEGDQAFCFPSSFGKCATVGTETKDAELQVGQQVEFRSVATAPMTPRTPIATTFPEVRKETSIEEKILEEEEDVKEQGVEDKEEEKVTEEENEKAAEEDKKETMNCKEKGEEKCEEPVQEVSWDEKGMTWEVYGAVVEVAVLGSAIQKHLEKQVKKQKRQSTLPPPPPLNPSAMPLESAQGGGSGSGSGKGRAGKRGGQDGKVSRRRRNPFRLLMENMQQPHCCSRAHTTE is encoded by the coding sequence ATGGGGAGTCTTAAAGACGAGATGAAGGGTCTCAGGGAGGACCACCAGCCTTGCGAGAAGACGGATGATGGAGGTTCAGAAAGCAGCACTGCACCTGAAGGAATGCAGCTAAGCACAAGTCAAGAGTCAACAACTCAAGAGGACTGCCAGCCAAAACTACACGTGATCGCCACCTCTGTTGGGGAGAAAGATCAAGATCAAATATCCAAAGATGCAGCGCTCTCAGGGGGGGATTGTGACCACACTGACCAATCAGACTCTGAACAAGTTAAAGACTCTACACAGACTGATGACATGCCTCTGATACACAAGCCAGAAGCTGATACAACAGCAACACACGCCGACACGACAATCTCTATCAAGCTGCTGAGCGATGGAGATGGAGAAATTCAGGAGGAAAACAATGAGGATGAAACCATAAATcatgacagacagaaagatgcaGACATTGAGAATGTCTTGGTTCCTGTGCCATCGACTCCAGATCCCATTGACCCACGTTCCCCAGCCCCTTTCGGGCAGCACCACATGCGCACACAGGTGAGCCTGGAGGTGGTCCAGTGCCACTCAGCAGCCACCAGCCCCATGACCCCTCCAGAGGGCGGCCATTCCTTCTTCTTCCCAAATTCTTTTGGGAAATCTGGATCCGTGGGTAGTGACACTAAAGACGCCGAGCTACAGGTGGGTCGGCAAGTGGAGTTCTGCTCTGTTGCCACGTCACCCATGACCCCGAAGACGCCATCGACCACGGCTTTCCCAGAGCTTATCGGAAGAGAGACGGAGACAGTGAGAAAGAGTGAGGAGCAAAGGGAGAGCTGCCAACAAGAGAGTTTCCCTGCAACAAAAAGTCCAGCAGAAGCTGAGTCAGAAATAAGTGGAGTTTCAATATTTACCACATCAAAGGAGCTGAGTGAAGGCTTCAACTCAAATGTGTCTCCAGTGACCACCACCAAGTGCCTGGCTGCTGGGTTAGGTTCACAAGCAACTCTGGAGGACAGTAATCAGCACTGTAAGCAGCAGAGGATGGGAAGTATGGATCAAGACATTACAATCTTGGTGACCCACCACGGCAACAAtggggaggaagatgaagataaGGTTGAGTCAAATTTTTGTTCCATTGAGCCTGAGATGGTCAAAATAGATGAAAATGAGGAAGCCGGAGAGAACGGCAGTGATGTAAAGAGGGAAGATGGAAAGGAACAGATCTCTGCAGAAATCAATCATGAACAAGACACTTCAAACACAAACCATCCAGAAAACCAGGCCGAGAAACCAAAAACATGCGTGGAACGTGAAACATCGCAGGTTAAAGAAAAGAACGATGCAAGTGAAGAGTCGAGAGATGTTTCCGTGACAAAACCTCTCATCCCCGAATCACCGGCTCCTTTTGGCTGCCACAATATTCGCACTCAGGTGAGCCTGGAGGTAGTGCAGTGTCAGTCTGCAGCTACCAGCCCCATGACCCCTCCTGAGGGGGACCAAGCTTTCTGCTTCCCCAGCTCCTTCGGTAAATGTGCAACAGTGGGCACAGAGACCAAAGATGCTGAGCTGCAGGTGGGCCAACAAGTGGAGTTTCGCTCGGTTGCAACGGCGCCCATGACACCGAGAACCCCCATCGCCACGACTTTTCCCGAGGTCAGGAAAGAGACCAGCATAGAGGAGAAGatactggaggaggaggaggacgtaAAGGAGCAGGGGGTGGAggacaaagaggaggagaaagtcaCTGAGGAGGAAAACGAGAAAGCGGCCGAAgaggacaaaaaggagacaatgAACTGTAAGGAGAAAGGTGAGGAGAAATGCGAGGAGCCGGTGCAGGAGGTGAGCTGGGATGAGAAAGGGATGACGTGGGAGGTGTACGGAGCTGTGGTGGAGGTGGCTGTGCTGGGCTCGGCCATCCAGAAACACCTGGAGAAACAGGTGAAAAAGCAAAAGAGGCAGTCCaccctgcctcctcctcctccactcaaCCCCTCGGCCATGCCCCTCGAGTCAGCCCAGGGTGGAGGTTCGGGTTCAGGGTCAGGGAAGGGCCGGGCCGGGAAGAGAGGAGGGCAGGACGGGAAAGTGAGCCGACGCAGGAGAAACCCTTTCCGTCTGCTGATGGAGAACATGCAGCAGCCACACTGTTGCTCCAGAGCTCACACTACCGAGTGA
- the cdhr2 gene encoding cadherin-related family member 2, whose protein sequence is MGGITRNIFLFCLISFVGANNAPIIIPEVYQLCEDTPEGSHAFNIVASDDEGDPLTFTLIDPNSAFFTINPSTGSVTVKQTLDRETGTVMKLGVSVFDGLNTVAVEVTIILGDANDNTPIFEQTSYEKTFEENTAVGTTLLKVSATDADTSDAAVVRYHIDEVTPSSGFDLFSIVSTTGEIKLSGSLNASLTTYYRLQINATDGGGKCHFAEKNFESSTAFAFITVLDVADLDPQFLSLPYTGSVKENSPEGTSVLQVTAIDRDTGINDAIIYSIEDATVDGLFGITSDDGIISVLSDIDRETIGDTVTLTVKARESKLNINGIHANTTAEVVISIVDVNDNPPLFYKCTDLTDERSCVTANEFIGEVDEHSLGFVPLSMMVSDNDTFANIELMLDGEYKDVFSVDPPIIISENTVQLLVRQTQQLDYEQTQQMVLQIIAIDREQTDFRTSATVTINIRDTNDNSPTFPEDTYKLEIPEHSPDGTVVDTITANDPDTMDKGRITYRLRPDSILPFFDVNQTTGEVYVVNATRLDRETRSLYSATLEARDSDNKPGTTVLEITVLDINDQDPVINRASYLEIVFEGENLSATIQATDGDDPDTPNSQIVFAIKPSTYSDWFEIDPTTGVLTNTVDLDREALDPNLNGRIELIVTATDKGDPPRSSSTTVVVSVEDDNDNKPEFNEKSYKFTVNEGGKGAFVGSIKAVDLDQTVGFNRISFSILNGSFASFIIQTVLEPPGYRGEIRVDPDSELDFESNRTHFEMWVEAADLEQKKAQVLVEVDVLDVNDERPEFTPVSPMAVKENTTLTDAVGKFLAHDKDTNHSLIYELVSVKCRCSGSFQSCNWFILDPTGEIRVNPDSTVDYEECDQAEVEAQVVDEYTEKGENSSQTTGKILINIEDINDNAPVFSPINDVSFVVSESANRGTAVEEVTATDRDSGVNRVITFEVTEVRFEDTFNVTTSENLLFNVRNTQQDDKYVGIIQPTTTLDVTLKGKYLVTVRATDTGGLWSAIVLEIFTIDESYKVELEFRLPVAEVEAKRAEITSTLFAATRATVDIISVESTTDETSRASGRTTMIVYFVYSNGTALTSDKVEVMLSDPQHSVELAALGLDSIGGTTVNPPPEDPLSYILFGVVGGLVIVLTVLATSLMCNRRKYRTKLKAAKAMNSASMVTSDNQKGGAVVPGTNKYTMEGANPVLNLNIDSTLILDLDHESSDVDKVSLNSLDYSNDMTYPEMDTNSHMRIIEEEEEGDAPPEYVEALDAALAQRNPKKHSNTPHTGFTNHAFNTTDL, encoded by the exons ATGGGGGGAATCACAAGAAATATTTTCCTGTTCTGCCTTATCAGCTTTGTCGGTG CAAATAACGCTCCTATAATCATACCCGAGGTTTATCAACTGTGCGAGGACACCCCCGAAG gaAGCCACGCATTCAATATAGTCGCTAGTGATGATGAAGGCGACCCACTGACTTTTACACTTATTGACCCCAATAGTGCCTTCTTCACAATTAACCCATCAACTGGGAGTGTAACAGTCAAACAAACGCTGGACAGAGAG ACTGGAACTGTAATGAAGCTTGGAGTTAGTGTCTTTGATGGTCTCAATACT GTAGCAGTTGAGGTGACTATAATATTAGGAGATGCCAATGACAACACACCCATATTTGAGCAGACTTCATATGAAAAAACTTTTGAAGAA AATACTGCTGTAGGTACAactctgctcaaggtttctgcCACGGATGCTGACACTTCAGATGCTGCTGTTGTTCGTTACCACATTGATGAA GTAACTCCATCTTCTGGATTTGACCTGTTTAGCATCGTGAGCACAACTGGTGAAATCAAATTAAGTGGAAGTCTGAATGCCTCACTGACCACTTACTATCGACTGCAGATTAATGCAACT GATGGTGGAGGCAAGTGTcattttgctgaaaaaaattTTGAATCAAGCACTGCATTTGCCTTTATTACGGTTCTGGATGTTGCAGACCTTGACCCACAGTTCCTCAGCCTTCCCTACACAGGGTCAGTTAAGGAGAATTCACCTGAG GGCACGTCTGTGTTACAAGTGACTGCCATAGACAGGGACACCGGAATCAATGATGCTATAATCTATAGCATTGAAG ATGCTACAGTAGATGGCCTGTTTGGAATCACAAGTGATGATGGCATCATATCTGTACTGTCAGATATCGACAGAGAAACTATTGGTGATACTGTGACTCTGACTGTAAAG GCCAGGGAGTCTAAACTGAACATCAACGGGATCCATGCCAACACCACAGCAGAAGTAGTGATCAGCATCGTCGACGTCAATGACAATCCACCTTTGTTTTACAAGTGTACAGACCTTACAGACGAGCGCTCCTGTGTGACCGCAAATGAGTTCATTGGAGAGGTCGATGAACACTCGTTGGGGTTTGTTCCCCTCAGCATGATGGTCAGCGATAATGATACG TTCGCCAACATTGAACTAATGCTGGATGGAGAATACAAGGATGTGTTCTCTGTGGATCCTCCAATTATTATTTCAGAAAACACAGTTCAGCTCCTCGTCAGGCAGACCCAACAACTGGATTATGAACAAACGCAGCAAATGGTTCTACAG ATAATTGCTATCGATCGAGAACAGACTGACTTCCGCACCAGTGCTACTGTTACTATTAACATAAGGGACACCAACGACAACAGCCCCACGTTCCCAGAGGACACGTATAAGCTGGAGATTCCTGAGCACTCTCCCGATGGGACAGTAGTGGATACAATTACT GCAAATGATCCTGACACAATGGATAAAGGACGTATCACCTACAGACTTCGTCCAGACAGCAT ACTGCCGTTTTTTGATGTGAACCAGACTACCGGAGAGGTTTACGTGGTAAACGCAACTCGGTTGGACCGTGAAaccagatctctgtattcagcgaCTCTGGAGGCCAGAGACTCTGACAACAAGCCTGGTACCACAGTGCTGGAGATCACTGTGCTTGACATCAATGATCAGGATCCGGTCATCAACAGAGCGTCTTACCTGGAGATTGTTTTTGAGGGTGAAAACCTTTCCGCTACGATACAG GCTACTGATGGAGATGACCCCGATACACCAAACAGCCAAATTGTGTTTGCAATCAAGCCGAGCACGTACAGTGATTGGTTCGAAATAGATCCTACAACTGGTGTGTTAACAAACACTGTTGATCTGGATCGGGAGGCCTTGGATCCAAATCTGAATGGGAGGATTGAGCTCATTGTAACGGCCACTGACAAAGGTGACCCCCCACGGTCCTCCTCCACCACTGTCGTCGTCAGTGTAGAA GATGACAATGACAACAAACCAGAATTTAATGAAAAGTCTTACAAATTCACTGTTAACGAAGGAGGAAAAG GTGCATTTGTGGGTAGCATTAAAGCCGTTGATTTGGACCAAACGGTGGGCTTCAACCGCATTTCTTTCAGCATCTTAAATGGAAGCTTTGCCAGCTTCATCATCCAAACCGTTTTAGAACCACCTGGATATAGAGGAGAAATCAGGGTGGACCCAGACAGCGAGCTAGACTTTGAGAGCAATCGCACACATTTCGAAATGTGGGTGGAGGCAGCAGATCTGGAGCAGAAGAAAGCTCAAGTGTTGGTAGAAGTGGATGTGCTGGACGTAAATGACGAGAGGCCCGAGTTCACGCCAGTGTCGCCCATGGCAGTGAAGGAGAACACCACCCTCACTGACGCTGTGGGGAAATTCTTGGCGCATGACAAGGACACCAACCATTCCCTGATCTACGAGCTGGTGTCCGTCAAATGCAGATGTAGTGGCTCTTTTCAATCTTGCAACTGGTTCATCCTCGATCCAACGGGAGAAATTAGAGTCAACCCAGACTCCACAGTGGATTACGAGGAATGTGACCAGGCGGAGGTGGAGGCTCAGGTGGTGGACGAGTACACAGAGAAGGGCGAGAACAGCAGCCAAACAACAG GGAAAATTCTGATAAACATTGAAGACATCAACGACAACGCTCCAGTGTTCAGTCCCATAAATGATGTATCTT TTGTGGTGTCAGAAAGTGCAAATAGAGGGACTGCAGTTGAGGAAGTCACT GCTACTGATCGAGACTCTGGAGTAAACAGGGTGATTACGTTTGAAGTAACAGAAGTCCGATTTGAAGACACATTCAATGTCACAACTTCCGAGAATCTACTGTTCAATGTCCGCAACACACAGCAAGATGATAAATATGTTGGGATAATTCA ACCTACCACAACTCTTGATGTGACACTGAAAGGGAAGTATCTGGTCACAGTAAGGGCAACTGACACTGGAGGCCTCTGGTCCGCCATTGTCCTGGAG attttcacGATTGACGAATCCTACAAAGTTGAACTTGAATTTAGACTTCCTGTCGCAGAAGTTGAAGCAAAGCGTGCTGAAATCACCAG CACGCTCTTTGCTGCCACCCGGGCAACTGTCGATATAATTTCAGTAGAGTCAACCACTGATGAAACATCCAG GGCTTCAGGTAGAACCACCATGATTGTATATTTTGTCTACTCTAATGGGACGGCTCTTACTTCTGATAAAGTGGAAGTTATGCTCTCTGATCCTCAACATTCGGTTGAACTGGCTGCACTTGGCCTCGATAGCATT gGGGGCACTACAGTAAATCCCCCACCGGAAGACCCTTTGTCATACATCCTGTTCGGTGTGGTGGGAGGCCTCGTCATTGTGCTGACTGTCCTCGCCACTTCGCTGATGTGCAATCGCAGAAA GTACAGGACGAAGCTAAAGGCAGCTAAAGCCATGAACTCTGCATCCATGGTGACTTCTGACAACCAGAAAGGTGGTGCTGTGGTACCTGGAACCAATAAGTACACCATGGAGGG TGCCAATCCTGTGCTCAACCTCAACATCGACTCAACCTTGATCCTGGACTTGGATCATGAGAGCTCAGACGTGGACAAAGTCAG CCTCAACTCCCTGGATTACAGCAATGACATGACATATCCTGAAATGGACACAAACTCTCACATG CGTATAAtcgaagaggaggaagagggtgaTGCACCACCTGAGTACGTTGAGGCTCTGGATGCGGCGCTGGCCCAGCGAAACCCAAAGAAACACTCCAACACACCTCATACAGGTTTTACAAACCATGCATTCAACACTACAGACCTGTGA